Proteins from a genomic interval of Toxoplasma gondii ME49 chromosome Ia, whole genome shotgun sequence:
- a CDS encoding ran binding family protein 1, putative (encoded by transcript TGME49_293340) has translation MSDAATEPKPAQPAEATQATKEEEDNFNPEEEVTEGNWNTPQVEVHAVQVETGEEDEDVFWKHRSKLYRWVSSTGDAQAAGEWKERGIGDAKLLRHKETGKIRFLLRQEKTLKIVANHYVVASGVYCKLTPNVSSEKIWVWTVMDFAEGELKNEQFALKFGQVEQAQEFKKKFEEAAALNAKIFGVEAEGEEKTEKEEKKEKEEEKKEKEEK, from the exons ATGTCTGACGCTGCTACAGAGCCCAAGCCCGCGCAGCCCgcggaggcgacgcaggccaccaaggaggaagaagacaacttCAATCCCGAGGAGGAAGTCACTGAGGGAAACTGGAACACCCCACAG GTGGAAGTCCACGCAGTGCAGGTGGAGactggcgaggaagacgaagacgtcTTCTGGAAGCACCGCAGCAAGTTGTATAGGTGGGTCAGCTCGACGGGAGATGCACAGGCAGCTGGCGAGTGGAAGGAACGAGGCATCGGCGATGCCAAGTTGCTGCGCCACAAAGAGACTGGGAAAATCCGCTTTCTGCTCCGCCAAGAGAAAACGCTCAAAATCGTCGCGAACCACTACG TGGTTGCGAGCGGCGTATACTGCAAGCTGACCCCGAACGTGAGCAGCGAGAAGATTTGGGTGTGGACTGTGATGGACTTCGCGGAGGGCGAGTTGAAAAACGAGCAATTTGCTCTGAAGTTCGGTCAAGTCGAAC AGGCGCAAGAGTTCAAGAAGAAATTCGAGGAGGCCGCCGCTTTGAACGCGAAGATCTTCGGCGTGGAGgccgaaggcgaggaaaagacagagaaggaagagaagaaggagaaggaggaagagaagaaggagaaggaagagaagtaG
- a CDS encoding mitochondrial carrier superfamily protein (encoded by transcript TGME49_293350): MADSSASGARREKATLQPPAAEKQALLDFTFSLRCSTYSPLPSPTLSSLSPPSSLSSPPSLSSPSPLSSLSSLSLFHSSHRVCPMPVLAAASAGRTPRNAPPSGPAAGLLSSPYRLLLRPPAPVACSSLPGSAEKKEGNGRLERTEEETKSARMNSGIAGAVSGIVCASILQPLDVIKTQQQQQQPVTVGGVRQRPSVAEVCRRIHSMWGFQGFFRGLWPCLIRVGPGTGVYFYSLDMLTGSWGSFATFSRKAAEAVDRRFSFALSEGKERQGEAQQRSPQKKQIAERQPEAEGEKTATREENVVDVKRDKTREMTEETGSRRAAEWRGRIPQGGECACETTATLVHAAAEETAATGFLLEGEAEREVSREVNAETVSPIEESPGPAPPWYNAAVGAVARGVAVVFFNPITVVKSRVESSWMTSRSSPPIHAVLREMWRTEGPASLLRGAWPTVLRDVPFSGIFFGLYTWLRTQAGMDGARQDISYFALKNFCCGASAAALASAVTHPFDVVRTRIQLYGLYVAQQSAGGDGAFVGNSAGASRAPAGPGPGSNGGAKVLTMRNMMREMVREEGVVVLWRGLAARLAKRSLMSAMTWTSFEELRVLLGDLKR; this comes from the exons ATGGCGGACTCCAGTGCTTCAGGTGCCCGTCGCGAAAAGGCGACGCTGCAGCCTCCTGCTGCGGAAAAACAGGCTCTTCTCGActtcactttttctctccgttgttCCACTTATTCccctctcccgtctcccaccctgtcttctctctctcctccctcttccctctcttctcccccttccctctcttctccctctcccctctcttctctgtcgtctctttctctcttccattCGTCTCACCGAGTCTGTCCGATGCCTGTCCTGGCTGCCGCTTCGGCTGGACGCACGCCTCGCAACGCACCTCCCTCCGGACCTGCCGCGGGCCTGCTCAGCTCGCCCTATCGGCTTTTGCTGCGTCCCCCTGCTCCCGTAGCATGTTCTTCCCTCCCGGGCTCTgctgagaagaaggagggcaATGGCCGGTTGGAGCGCactgaggaggagacgaagagcgccCGAATGAACTCTGGAATTGCTGGCGCCGTCAGCGGCATTGTCTGTGCCAGCATCCTGCAGCCGCTTGACGTCATCAAAACTCAGCAGCAG cagcagcagcctgTGACAGTTGGTGGGGTCCGACAGCGTCCGTCCGTGGCAGAGGTTTGCAGGCGAATACACAGCATGTGGGGTTTCCAAGGCTTTTTTCGGGGACTATGGCCCTGCCTGATTCGCGTCGGTCCCGGCACCGGCGTCTACTTTTATTCCCTAGACATGCTCACAGGCAGTTGGGGGTCTTTCGCTACGTTTTCGAGAAAGGCGGCTGAAGCTGTAGACcgccgtttctctttcgccctctctgaaggaaaagagaggcaaggGGAAGCTCAACAGAGATCCccccagaagaagcagatagCCGAACGACAGCCGgaagcggaaggagagaagacagcgacgagagaagagaatgtGGTAGACGTGAAACGCGACAAGACGCGAGAAatgacagaggagacaggaagccgGCGTGCAGCAGAATGGCGTGGAAGAATCCCTCAAGGAGGCGAATGCGCGTGCGAAACGACGGCAACgctcgtgcatgcagccgccgaggagacagctgctaCAGGCTTTCTCCTAGAAGGCGAAGCGGAACGCGAGGTGTCTCGGGAGGTCAACGCAGAGACGGTCTCGCCGATTGAAGAAAGTCCGGGACCTGCCCCCCCGTGGTACAATGCCGCTGTCGGCGCAGTCGCTAGAGgcgtcgccgtcgtcttcttcaatCCTATCACTGTCGTCAAATCCCGCGTCGAGAGCTCGTGG aTGACCTCGCGGTCCTCGCCTCCGATTCACGCGGTGCTGCGGGAGATGTGGCGCACAGAGGGCCCGGCGTCGCTGCTGCGCGGAGCGTGGCCGACGGTGCTCCGCGACGTCCCTTTTTCCGGAATTTTCTTCGGTTTGTACACCTGGCTGCGAACTCAGGCGGGGATGGACGGCGCCCGCCAAGACATTTCGTACTTTGCGCTCAAAAACTTCTGCTGCGGAGCCTCGGCCGCTGCGCTGGCATCGGCCGTCACGCACCCCTTCGACGTCGTCAGGACGCGGATTCAGCTGTACGGACTGTACGTGGCGCAGCAAAGCGCAGGCGGAGACGGTGCATTTGTGGGGAACTCCGCGGGGGCTTCGCGTGCGCCAGCAGGACCCGGACCCGGGAGTAACGGCGGCGCGAAGGTTCTCACGATGCGAAACATGATGCGAGAAATGGTGCGGGAGGAAGGCGTCGTGGTTCTCTGGAGAGGCTTGGCAGCGCGCCTCGCAAAAAGGTCACTCATGTCCGCCATGACGTGGACTTCTTTCGAGGAGCTGCGGGTACTCCTCGGAGACCTGAAACGGTGA
- a CDS encoding hypothetical protein (encoded by transcript TGME49_293360), with the protein MQSLIARNSFDSRLTEGEVGGKASSETSMDCFENQNFYRMPSKATSPERAGPAYMDFDAAGNPILIPVKPEDLEKAKNAARRFQMKPEVTGTTADADDGELEENAEGLERTHTNPTGAESEPVVEEPVDEEAVIDLEPRVLEERIEPLDEHIVSFYSMPSTASVAAMRCEDGSCPQPLSSFLPDSPFITKDGTVAVDVYAVKADMTVPEELATLPKYSIVPQVLERQNTLFRSMLRPSQIDLF; encoded by the exons ATGCAGTCGCTAATCGCCCGAAACTCCTTTGACTCGCGGCTGACAGAGGGTGAAGTCGGCGGAAAGGCTTCATCGGAAACTAGTATGGATTGCTTCGAGAATCAGAACTTCTACCGCATGCCGTCGAAAGCCACGAGTCCCGAGAGAGCGGGCCCGGCTTACATGGATTTCGATGCCGCGGGAaacccaatcctgattccTGTGAAGCCCGAGGACTTGGAAAAGGCCAAGAACGCAGCCAGGCGCTTTCAGATGAAACCAGAAGTCACGGGGACGACGGCTGACGCCGATGACGGCGAGCTGGAAGAGAACGCCGAGGGCCTGGAAAGG acacacacaaacccCACCGGAGCTGAATCAGAACCTGTGGTCGAGGAACCTGTTGATGAAGAAGCGGTCATTGACTTGGAGCCGCGCGTTCTCGAAGAGAGAATAGAGCCCCTCGATGAGCACATCGTTTCGTTTTACTCGATGCCCTCAACAGCGAGTGTCGCTGCGATGCGCTGTGAGGACGGGTCTTGTCCGCAGCCgttgtcttccttcttgccGGACTCCCCGTTCATCACGAAGGACGGAACTGTTGCTGTCGACGTCTACGCGGTCAAGGCCGATATGACCGTGCCAGAGGAACTCGCAACTCTTCCCAAGTACTCCATTGTACCACAGGTGTTAGAGCGACAAAACACTCTGTTTCGCAGCATGCTCCGGCCGTCACAGATCGATCTATTCTAG
- the PRMT2 gene encoding histone arginine methyltransferase PRMT2 (encoded by transcript TGME49_293370~Gene product name based on ToxoDB Community Expert Annotation.), with product MSRPSPVSAAGDAAPGLPSIAPSEGETQGDATGDSNEGRESGEEQLIGEDEENRSRDTRRIAGRESPEDTSEGEGEADCFDVSFYSLPLSLRPEPALASPSSLQRGGRHSSNRREEEERKEREERKRRAVNRLSTGELQVKRGRYGSSVGSDVTAAASSVATLVALPSSSSRLLRAGTALQSSSSLSISHTPKCSSLPSSPCSSLCRFPRSSPPSPSSPSLPCCDSSSSADSSSLPCSSFSPSACASSGPSCSTLSGHSSVSVQPRRSAVLDCDSLSPGFSLSALADLFCSAGPPEPPPSFSSSFWGASSEPVGFYVRSRAERESMLAHLLRPRVSEARREKRKYRQPYEKDGLLRATLNGCTGRRVALVLTQGGAVEGRFVRCIDRREVARRPPPVPFFRQRMQTQTCAGSGETQRRRRETFRSPARSNPATSATATLASSSSLPSDRRATNGDARRLRSLSSASGRGASPPAAYPPLPGPPLLGCTSSGKCGGPADAHPPEWPRAPGSLLAQRREETGGRRDDPRLRRFQRRRAVSRIVLDDAVVYRHAAPVFASAAASVSSGASRQAQTRSALAERGGETAGNSLSARSESVGVAEPGGARRGDGGEVLASVCVKTTGVAFILGTEGSSVRGLEARVKKSYIDAVKNKVFDRSEELAGVSLGAVTRVGLARDLSERGAASEREYAASSLSASLDGSSSSSSSSSSSSNPSLTSFSSTLSASPLVSPSPSPSPATPSAAASAASSCAYYSSYGDPSVHSYMLRDGPRTAAYHRALAANKIFLEDAVVMDVGAGSGILSLFAARDGGAKRVYAVEPSDTFFLLQEVVEANNMQQVVLPIHATVEELIDASRALRALKTACKAHPMESEGEKKGARCRAQNPPMPRNGDFSDTEKQKEIKGEEDEEEKAGSRADENKEDAKTEDGENWRVLDALKSRAGVRTFLEEMEAASKVNASSCRFLDAIVSEWMGFYLLHEGMLDSVLKARDAFLRPGGRLFPSRARLWLTLADCSEYWASRLRCFTSFHGFNFAPLQQRLLAQMQEGKQPLLLHLEPSQCTAARPALLFDWDLSETSVAELQAVALEARIEAVRQGPVHAFAIWFECLFPSGTEAEEAQGTEARREAAGERERDQRGERGDGEDGEDGGERGGRWRNRKKGGGGVGESEACGDCSKILVAEKRAAEAGAEAAKKVGGKARREGGRGEAEARGETDEGLGVKLDTGPFSAETHWKQTLVLLPQAMEVVAGLTLTCQVQLRKAHERARAYEVEIEVVDAEMEERQEEEEKEEEEKEEEEEGGTEGSGE from the exons atgtctcgtccttctccagtGAGTGCAGCCGGCGACGCAGCGCCTGGACTGCCTTCCATCGCCCCCTctgagggagagacacaaggagACGCCACCGGAGACAGCAACGAAGGACGtgagagcggagaagaacagctcattggagaagacgaggaaaatcgaagcagagacacgcgacGCATTGCCGGCAGAGAGAGTCCAGAAGACacgagcgagggagagggcGAAGCCGACTGCTTCGACGTCAGTTTCtactcgcttcctctctcgctgcgccCAGAACctgctctcgcgtctccttcatctCTGCAGCGAGGCGGACGGCACTCCTCGAaccgaagagaagaagaagagagaaaagagagagaggagaggaagaggcgagcgGTGAACAGACTCTCGACGGGGGAGTTGCAGGTGAAGCGCGGGAGATACGGGTCATCCGTCGGAAGCGATGTGACTGCTGCTGCCTCGTCCGTAgcgactctcgtcgctttgccttcctcttcaaGTCGTTTGCTCAGGGCAGGTACAGCACTGCAGTCTTCGTCAAGTCTGTCGATCAGCCACACACCGAAGTGCAGCTCCTTGCCCTCCTCGCCTTGTTCTTCCCTTTGCCGTTTccctcgttcgtctcctccctctccctcttctccttctctgccttgttgtgattcttcctcttcggcggattcttcttctctgccttgttcttctttttcccccTCGGCTTGTGCGTCTTCTGGGCCTTCCTGCTCCACTCTGTCGGGTCACTCCTCGGTCTCCGTTCAACCGCGGCGTTCCGCGGTTCTTGACTgtgactctctctctcctggtTTCTCGTTGTCTGCGCTCGCTGACCTCTTCTGTAGCGCCGGGCCTCCAGagcctcctccttctttttcttcttctttctgggGAGCGTCTTCAGAGCCTGTGGGGTTTTACGTTCGAAGTCgggcagagcgagagagcatGCTCGCGCATCTTCTCCGGCCGCGAGTCTCCGAGGcaaggagggagaaaagaaagtaTCGACAGCCGTACGAGAAGGACGGCCTTCTGCGCGCTACTTTAAACGGATGCACAGGACGACGCGTCGCCCTGGTGCTGACGCAGGGCGGCGCAGTCGAAGGCCGCTTCGTCCGGTGTATAGACAGACGCGAGGTGGCTCGGCGTCCGCCGCCTGTGCCCTTCTTCcgccagcgcatgcagacccaGACCTGTGCTGGGAGTGGCGAGACACAACGCAGGAGGAGGGAGACTTTCCGGTCTCCCGCGAGAAGCAATCCAGCGACCTCTGCGACGGCAACTctggcgtcttcttcatccctGCCGAGCGATCGGAGGGCCACAAATGGGGACGCGCGGAGACTCCGCAGTCTCTCCTCAGCGTCGGGGCGCGGTGCCTCGCCTCCTGCTGCGTACCCGCCGCTTCCTGGACCGCCCCTCCTGGGGTGTACGTCCAGCGGAAAGTGCGGAGGCCCCGCAGATGCCCATCCACCTGAGTGGCCTCGAGCGCCCGGCTCCCTGCTTGCGCAgcgaagggaagagacaggaggacggagagacgatCCTCGCTTGCGCAGGtttcagagaagacgagctgTGTCGCGGATCGTGCTGGATGACGCCGTAGTGTACAGACACGCGGCGCCGGTCTTTGCATCCGCAGCCGCCTCGGTCAGCTCCGGAGCCTCGAGACAGGCGCAGACGCGAAGCGCGCTGgcggagaggggaggagagacggcgggGAACTCGTTGAGCGCGCGCTCGGAGTCTGTGGGTGTCGCAGAACCAGGCggagcgaggcgaggagacggaggcgaagtcctcgcctccgtctGTGTGAAGACAACTGGAGTGGCGTTCATTCTTGGGACTGAAGGGAGCAGCGTGCGGGGCTTGGAGGCCCGTGTGAAGAAGAGCTACATCGACGCAGTGAAGAACAAAGTTTTTGACCGCTCG gaggAGCTCGCAGGAGTCTCCCTCGGGGCTGTGACAAGAGTCGGTCTCGCGCGAGACCTTTCAGAGCGTGGAG CTGCATCTGAGAGAGAGTACGCagcctcgtcgctctctgcgagTCTCGAtggctcctcctcctcttcctcttcgtcgtcctcttcttcgaacCCGTCActcacttctttctcgtccacgctgtctgcgtcgcccctggtgtctccttccccgtctccgtctcctgcCACTCCGTCTGCCGCCGCTTCCGCCGCCTCTTCGTGCGCGTACTACTCCAGCTACGGGGATCCATCGGTTCACAGTTACATGCTGCGAGATGGGCCGCGAACCGCCGCGTATCATAGAGCGTTGGCTGCGAACAAGATCTTTCTCGAGGACGCAGTGGTGATGGATGTCGGAGCAGGCAGCGGCATTCTGTCGCTGTTCGCAGCTCGCGACGGAGGCGCGAAACGCGTCTACGCCGTGGAACCGAGTGAcaccttctttcttctccaggagGTCGTCGAGGCGAACAATATGCAGCAGGTTGTGCTCCCCATCCACGCAACTGTCGAGGAGCTGATCGATGCCTCGCGCGCCCTGCGGGCCCTgaagactgcatgcaaggccCATCCCATGGAGTCCgagggtgagaagaaaggcgcaAGATGTCGAGCGCAGAATCCCCCGATGCCTCGAAATGGAGACTTCAGCGACaccgagaagcagaaggagatcaagggggaggaagacgaggaagagaaagcaggtTCGAGAGCGGACGAGAACAAGGAGGATgcgaagacagaggatgGGGAGAACTGGCGAGTGCTGGATGCCTTGAAGTCTAGGGCAGGCGTTAGGACTTTCCTTGAGGAAATGGAAGCGGCTTCGAAGGTGAACGCAAGctcctgtcgcttcctcgatGCCATTGTCTCTGAGTGGATGGGGTTCTACTTGCTCCACGAAGGAATGTTGGACTCTGTGTTGAAGGCGCGAGACGCGTTTCTGCGTCCCGGCGGCCGCCTATTTCCATCTCGCGCGCGGCTCTGGCTGACGCTCGCGGACTGCTCCGAGTATTGGGCGAGTCGCCTGCGGTGCTTCACGAGTTTCCATGGCTTCAACTTCGCGCCGCTGCAGCAGCGACTCCTCGCTCAGATGCAGGAGGGCAAGCAGCCGCTGCTCCTCCACCTCGAGCCGTCTCAGTGCACAGCTGCGAGGCCCGCGCTTCTGTTCGACTGGGATCTCTCTGAGACCTCCGTCGCTGAGCTTCAGGCCGTCGCTCTGGAGGCGCGCATCGAAGCCGTCCGCCAGGGCCCCGTCCATGCTTTTGCCATATGGTTTgagtgtctcttcccttcgggaacagaagccgaggaagcaCAGGGGACGGAGGCGCGTCGAGAAGCCGCCggcgagcgcgagagagatcagcgaggagagagaggagacggagaagacggagaagacggaggggAACGGGGAGGGAGGTggaggaacaggaagaagggcGGGGGAGGTGTTGGAGAATCGGAAGCGTGTGGGGACTGCTCGAAGATCCTGGTGGCCGAGAAGCGCGCCGCAGAGGCGGGAGCAGAGGCCGCGAAGAAGGTCggggggaaggcgaggcgcgaAGGGGGTcgtggagaggcagaggcgagaggcgagacagacgaaggccTTGGAGTGAAGCTCGACACCGGCCCATTCAGCGCAGAAACGCACTGGAAACAGaccctcgttcttctgccgCAAGCGATGGAAGTCGTGGCTGGACTCACACTCACTTGTCAAGTCCAACTGAGGAAGGCACACGAACGCGCGAGAGCCTACGAAGTGGAAATCGAAGTCGTCGATGCAGAAATGGAAGagcgacaagaagaagaagagaaagaggaagaagagaaagaggaagaggaggagggggGGACAGAAGGGAGTGGTGAGTAG
- the HAT1 gene encoding histone lysine acetyltransferase HAT1 (encoded by transcript TGME49_293380~Gene product name based on ToxoDB Community Expert Annotation.), which translates to MPREASSGVSPRPLSPPSPTGHGDSVSPQGATLPSMNALQVVRFHPVFADSDFFSPPEHLAFSPLFCHHFFKESETVSGFDELSIDIFFAPDTFDTYIRVQGVISPKARDPAAVHGALMRDLFDSVRFPGNLSTSAEEFLANIRRNRSHFSPPGRVVAERRLHAENQGEARKEEKQETKKEKKEKKEKEKKAPQETAAHGEEPEVEEVVKLQLRECSFDVEDGHPFLLLHRRVEWFLHWFIESASAIHTDSQWRVILPYLVTERRPRQAAARMHREGEKQQAPRESRRPKRAEESAAADSPETESSSDLVIGLAQKARERCVEVAQDFEERWKRSSEAGGGGLAVSKENGEARRERRPSASEEHCSKKPKTDALVSHEEGFSVLPVFAVYGQPEAEFEHSAAKSSARDGDGDATPKAAKPQATSEAQRGDACTPKKERTEDRGTARYHLAGIATTYTFYAVTGFRRRISQFMVFPHVQRQGVGMTILEHVYCDAILDPCVIEFTVEDPASSFSQLRDVASLKLLVELGVLPSSLLYPPASSEETPEEADRRRCLSSPQRLMLLVKETTAQATRMSEILQLGQQLPHPLPPPPLDSEDLEHRRDWRRPIHSVSQGSSSSSSSSSSSSSVSSSSFSSSSSSAFPPSAASPRSAGATPGATGGKKGETPGSRAGEDDCCRDIRVRVKRRLKRENLHWLVDIPLAQQKAELQQLWSQLYVKYYRTLSKLRRMFPPPAVSTTQSTR; encoded by the exons ATGCCACGGGAGGCCTCGTCTGGCGTGTCTCCgcgccctctgtctcctccctcgccgACGGGTCACGGAGActcggtgtctccgcaggGGGCGACTTTGCCGTCCATGAACGCGCTCCAGGTGGTGCGTTTCCACCCGGTCTTCGCGGACTCggacttcttttctcctccggAGCATCTCGCATTCTCCCCGCTGTTCTGCCATCACTTCTtcaaagagagcgagacggtCTCCGGCTTCGACGAGTTGTCCATCGACATCTTCTTCGCGCCCGATACCTTCGATACATACATCCGCGTCCAAGGCGTCATCTCTCCGAAGGCGCGCGACCCTGCGGCTGTCCACGGTGCGCTCATGAGGGATCTCTTCGACTCCGTTCGTTTCCCTGGAAACCTCTCGACGTCCGCTGAAGAGTTCCTCGCAAACATCAGACGCAATCGCTCGCACTTCTCCCCTCCGGGTCGCGTCGTCGCCGAAAGACGTCTTCACGCAGAGAAtcagggagaagcgagaaaggaggagaagcaggaaacgaagaaggagaagaaggagaagaaggagaaggagaagaaagcaccgcaggagacagcggcgcaCGGCGAGGAGCCGGAGGTCGAAGAAGTTGTCAAGTTGCAGTTGAGAGAGTGTTCCTTCGACGTCGAAGACGGCCACccgttcctcctcctccaccGCAGGGTCGAATGGTTCCTGCACTGGTTCATCGAGAGCGCGAGCGCGATCCACACCGACAGTCAGTGGCGGGTGATTCTGCCCTACCTCGTCACGGAACGGCGGCCGAGGCAGGCTgcggcgcgcatgcatcgcgaaggcgagaagcagcaggcgcCTAGGGAAAGCAGACGACCCAAACGAGCCGAGGAATCTGCAGCCGCAGACTCCCCAGAGACGGAATCCTCAAGCGATCTGGTCATCGGCCTCGCACAGAAAGCTCG GGAGAGATGCGTGGAAGTTGCTCAAGACTTTGAGGAGCGTTggaagaggagcagcgagGCCGGAGGCGGCGGCCTCGCTGTGTCgaaggagaacggagaagcgcgtcgagagagacggccgTCGGCGAGCGAAGAGCACTGCAGCAAAAAGCCGAAAACGGACGCACTCGTGAGCCACGAGGAAGGCTTCAGTGTCCTGCCGGTCTTTGCGGTGTACGGACAGCCGGAGGCGGAGTTCGAGCACTCCGCAGCGAAAAGCTCAGCGCGAgacggcgacggagacgcgacacCGAAGGCCGCGAAGCCGCAGGCGACGTCAGAGGCGCAGCGAGGCGACGCTTGCACTccgaagaaggagcgaaCAGAGGACCGCGGAACAGCTCGATACCATCTGGCCGGCATCGCGACCACGTACACCTTCTACGCAGTCACCGGGTTCCGCAGGAGGATCAGCCAGTTCATGGTCTTCCCTCACGTTCAGCGGCAAG gCGTTGGCATGACCATTTTGGAGCACGTCTACTGCGACGCCATTCTCGATCCATGTGTGATTGAG TTCACAGTGGAAGACCccgcgtcttcgttctcgcaGCTCCGCGACGTCGCCTCTCTCAAGTTGCTGGTCGAGCTCGGCGTCCTGCCGTCCTCCCTGCTCTATCCGCCGGCCAGCTCtgaggagacgccggaggAGGCGGACAGACGCAGGTGCCTCAGCTCGCCTCAGCGGCTCATGTTGCTTGTCAAGGAGACGACGGCGCAGGCCACCAG AATGTCGGAAATTCTCCAACTCGGCCAGCAACTCCCCCACCCCCTcccgccgccgcctctcgaCTCCGAGGACCTCGAGCATCGCCGCGACTGGCGCAGGCCCATCCACAGTGTTTCACAaggctcttcttcctcttcttcgtcttcgtcttcttcctcttctgtctcttcgtcttctttctcttcctcgtcctcttctgccttccctccttcagctgcttcgcctcgTTCCGCTGGCGCGACGCCGGGAGCCACGGGCGGCAAGAAGGGGGAGACGCCGGGGAGTCGCGCGGGCGAAGACGACTGCTGCAGGGACATCCGCGTGAGAGTGAAACGCAGACTCAAGAGAGAAAATCTGCATTGGCTTGTCGATATCCCCCTCGCGCAGCAGAAGGcagagctgcagcagctctgGAGCCAGCTGTACGTCAAGTATTACCG gacGCTGTCAAAGCTGCGGCGAATGTTCCCGCCACCCGCCGTCTCGACAACGCAGAGCACGCGCTGA
- a CDS encoding cytochrome C-type heme lyase, putative (encoded by transcript TGME49_293390), producing the protein MATAATCPLGSTCPIPSSSFSSSSSSSPVSSSEASSSCPARSLPVSAPSSCAASCAPGAASTCTGSPSGRKCVVASALSTVLATPALLFPSLKPPQLSADHKSPSFASARQRLFRFAPSPSPAPPHPSLVSPTHAFRGTDSQRPVSAAAASTAVLPARALGSAAGNDACPFRGQRDMQREDSGFAARLVQRRSGSSPSEDLPDATTHEVHEEINPRNMMPEISNAPQQDPDDLALSTHRRVSTIPKTGEDATWIYPSPLQFHRAMKKKNKEPPPADAMETTVYVHDVVNERTWKNILHWENALHKECEKPTLSRFVGRSSDYTPTARLRQYFSYMGLPFDRHDWYVDRCGETVRYIVDYYDDPQATDNIQVFIHTRPAWFDSWQNFSDNVRHFVSSFFA; encoded by the exons ATGGCCACCGCGGCAACTTGCCCTCTCGGGTCGACTTGCCCgattccttcttcctccttctcttcatcctcttcttcctcccctgtgtcttcttcggaagcttcttcttcttgtccagCTCGCTCTCTGCCGGTTTCTGCTCCAAGTTCCTGTGCGGCGAGCTGCGCGCCTGGCGCTGCGTCGACGTGTACAGGATCGCCTTCGGGGCGTAAGTGCGTCGTTGCCTCTGCTTTGTCGACGGTTCTGGCGACACCTGCATTGCTGTTTCCTTCGCTGAAGCCCCCACAACTGTCTGCCGACCACAAGTCTCCGtccttcgcgtctgcgcGGCAAAGGCTCTTTCGCTTCGCACCCTCCCCCTCACCCGCGCCGCCGCACCCGTCGCTCGTTTCcccgacgcatgcattccGGGGTACAGACTCGCAGCGCCCGGTCTCGGCGGCTGCCGCCTCAACTGCTGTCTTGCCTGCGCGCGCTCTGGGATCAGCCGCCGGAAACGATGCCTGCCCTTTCAGAGGCCAGCGCGatatgcagagagaagacagcggcTTTGCCGCGAGGCTCGTGCAGAGACGCTCCGGCTCCTCGCCGAGCGAAGATCTTCCGGACGCGACTACGCACGAAGTCCACGAGGAAATCAATCCGCGAAACATGATGCCCGAAATCTCCAACGCCCCGCAACAAGACCCGGACGACCTCGCCCTCTCGACGCACAGACGCGTCTCCACCATTCCTaaaacgggagaagacgcca CCTGGATTTATCCCTCGCCTCTTCAGTTTCATCGCGccatgaagaagaagaacaaagagCCTCCTCCCGCAGATGCGATGGAAACTACTGTCTATGTCCATGATGTGGTCAATGAGAGAACTTGGAAAAACATTCTCCACTGGGAGAATGCACTGCACAA AGAATGTGAAAAGCCGACCCTGAGTCGCTTTGTAGGCCGCTCCTCCGATTATACGCCGACGGCGCGCCTACGCCAGTACTTTTCCTA TATGGGTCTTCCGTTCGACCGACACGACTGGTATGTCGACCGATGTGGAGAGACAGTGCGCTACATCGTGGACTACTACGATGACCCGCAAGCGACCGACAACATTCAG GTTTTTATCCACACGCGCCCTGCCTGGTTCGACTCCTGGCAGAACTTCTCGGACAATGTCCGCcacttcgtctcttcgtttttcgcttAG